The proteins below come from a single Benincasa hispida cultivar B227 chromosome 4, ASM972705v1, whole genome shotgun sequence genomic window:
- the LOC120076178 gene encoding uncharacterized protein LOC120076178, which yields MTSAIARACESVNVSAADHPHYRTQKGEITTNVLAICSPIAKFIFVLLEWKGSTADSRVLRNAISRPHGLKVPKGIDFCDSIVWIQEQIVCQLIFCISCLGYHYLCDVGYPNVEGFLVPYRGERYHLSKWCGAGNAPTNPWKFFNMKHSSARNCTERVFGVLKGRWAILRAKSYYLVKIQYRTITACYLLHNLIMREMCQTTMPGTIDDEDSTSNELDDENIQFIETSDEWTNFKDELAMRMFDEWEQAS from the exons ATGACGTCTGCTATCGCAAGAGCATGTGAATCT GTCAATGTAAGTGCAGCCGATCATCCTCACTATCGTACCCAGAAAGGTGAGATAACCACGAATGTGCTTGCCATCTGTTCACCAATTGCTAAGTTCATATTTGTGCTGCTAGAGTGGAAAGGGTCTACAGCCGATTCTAGAGTGCTTAGGAATGCAATTTCTCGACCACACGGGTTGAAGGTTCCTAAGGGTATAGACTTTTGTGATTCCATTGTCTGGATTCAAGAGCAAATAGTTTGCCAACTAATTTTCTGTATATCATGCCTAGGTTATCATTACCTATGTGATGTTGGATATCCCAATGTTGAGGGATTCTTGGTACCATATAGAGGGGAGCGGTACCATCTTTCAAAATGGTGTGGTGCTGGAAATGCACCGACTAATCCatggaaattttttaatatgaaacaTTCATCCGCTAGAAACTGCACAGAAAGAGTATTTGGCGTACTCAAAGGTCGTTGGGCAATACTACGTGCAAAGTCCTACTACCTAGTTAAGATCCAATATAGAACAATAACAGCATGTTACCTACTGCACAACCTGATAATGAGGGAGATGTGCCAGACTACAATGCCTGGAACAATTGATGATGAAGATTCTACATCTAATGAGCTCGACGATgaaaatatacaatttattGAAACATCCGACGAATGGACCAATTTCAAAGATGAGTTAGCAATGCGAATGTTCGATGAATGGGAACAAGCATCATGA
- the LOC120076571 gene encoding coiled-coil-helix-coiled-coil-helix domain-containing protein 10, mitochondrial-like: MPRRSSGGRSASRPAPRAPLRNPPAPASSAPPPAPVQGGGGGSMLGGLGATIAQGMAFGTGSAVAHRAVDAVMGPRTIQHETIDSSTSSAPSVANNPGGSDACTVQSKSFQDCLNHYGSDISKCQFYLDMLQECRRSSGSVLGA; this comes from the exons ATGCCTCGTCGGAGCTCTGGGG GACGATCTGCTTCCCGTCCCGCCCCTCGTGCTCCACTGCGCAATCCTCCGGCCCCCG CTAGTTCTGCTCCTCCACCCGCACCTGTACAAGGCGGTGGTGGTGGGTCTATGCTGGGAGGTCTCGGTGCCACTATTGCTCAAG GTATGGCCTTTGGTACTGGAAGTGCTGTGGCTCACAGGGCTGTCGATGCTGTAATGGGTCCTCGGACCATCCAGCACGAGACCATCGATTCATCAACTTCTTCAGCACCTTCAGTAGCAAACAATCCTGGAGGTTCTGATGCTTGTACCGTTCAGTCAAAGTCCTTTCAAGAT TGCCTGAACCACTATGGAAGTGACATTAGCAAGTGCCAATTCTACTTGGATATGTTGCAGGAATGCCGCAGGAGCTCAGGTTCTGTTTTGGgtgcttaa